One region of Chryseobacterium sp. SORGH_AS_0447 genomic DNA includes:
- the rpiB gene encoding ribose 5-phosphate isomerase B translates to MKRKIAIAADHAGYEYKEIVKNYLSERFEIQDFGTFSTDSVDYPDFVHPAATSVENGENELGILICGSGNGVQITANKHQKIRCALCWLPEIAVLARQHNDANMISIPARFISKELAMEIADKFLSTDFEGGRHQKRVDKIAFC, encoded by the coding sequence ATGAAACGGAAAATAGCAATCGCTGCAGACCATGCAGGCTATGAATATAAAGAGATTGTGAAGAACTATCTTTCAGAAAGATTTGAAATTCAGGATTTTGGAACGTTTTCCACAGACAGTGTGGATTATCCGGACTTTGTTCATCCTGCGGCAACATCCGTTGAGAACGGAGAGAATGAGCTGGGAATTTTAATCTGCGGAAGCGGAAACGGTGTACAGATCACGGCCAACAAACATCAGAAGATCCGATGCGCGCTTTGCTGGCTGCCGGAAATTGCGGTACTGGCGAGACAGCATAACGACGCGAATATGATTTCCATTCCTGCAAGGTTTATTTCAAAGGAACTGGCCATGGAAATTGCCGATAAATTCCTTTCTACAGACTTTGAAGGAGGCAGACACCAGAAAAGAGTTGATAAAATTGCATTTTGCTAA
- the ybeY gene encoding rRNA maturation RNase YbeY, which translates to MIQFFYENLLESVNTDYTAWLEDIILSEEKKLGEINYIFCDDDYLLKVNQDYLQHDYYTDIITFDYVKGRTISGEIFVSLQRISDNASTLSKNYEEELRRVLAHGILHLCGYKDKTEAEEKQMRGKEDHYLAKYR; encoded by the coding sequence ATGATACAATTTTTTTACGAAAATTTACTGGAATCTGTAAATACGGATTATACCGCATGGCTGGAAGACATCATTCTTTCAGAAGAAAAAAAGCTGGGTGAAATCAACTACATTTTCTGCGACGACGACTATTTGCTGAAAGTAAACCAGGATTATCTTCAGCATGATTACTATACTGATATCATTACATTTGACTATGTAAAAGGCAGGACAATAAGCGGGGAGATTTTCGTATCTTTGCAGCGCATTTCCGATAATGCTTCTACCCTATCCAAAAACTATGAAGAAGAACTGAGAAGAGTATTGGCTCACGGCATTCTCCATCTTTGCGGATATAAGGACAAAACAGAGGCCGAGGAAAAACAGATGCGTGGAAAAGAAGATCATTATTTAGCCAAATACAGATAA
- the mnmG gene encoding tRNA uridine-5-carboxymethylaminomethyl(34) synthesis enzyme MnmG — MVSEIYDVIVVGAGHAGCEAAAAAANLGSKTLLITMNMQTIGQMSCNPAMGGIAKGQIVREIDAMGGYSGIVADKSAIQFKMLNLSKGPAMWSPRTQNDRMFFAEEWRLALENTPNLDFFQDMVKQLIVENNKVTGVVTSLGIEIKGRSVVLTNGTFLNGLIHVGDKQLGGGRMGEPRAFGITEQLVSLGFEAGRMKTGTPPRVDGRSLDYSKMEEQKGDENPQKFSYLDTPKLTKQLSCHIVYTNETVHDILREGFDRSPMFNGTIQSLGPRYCPSIEDKINRFAERNRHQLFVEPEGWKTVEIYVNGFSSSLPEDVQIKAMKHIPGFENVKVFRPGYAIEYDYFPPTQLKHTLETKLIDNLYFAGQINGTTGYEEAAGQGLIAGINAHNKVKEKEEFILNRDEAYIGVLIDDLITKGTEEPYRMFTSRAEYRLLLRQDNADIRLTQKAYDLGLAKEDRLKRVHEKVAKSEELEIFLRETSLKPGIINPILETIESSPVDQAYRAAQILTRPNMTLEKLDGIDFINEVSSAYDEEVREQAEVNIKYRGYIEKEKENVAKLNRLENIKIPEDFDYSKISSLSAEAKQKMSKVRPKTIAQAGRISGASPADINVLLVYLGR, encoded by the coding sequence ATGGTTTCAGAAATATATGATGTAATCGTAGTCGGCGCAGGCCATGCAGGATGTGAAGCGGCAGCGGCGGCGGCAAACTTAGGGTCGAAAACGCTGCTTATTACCATGAACATGCAGACAATCGGGCAGATGAGCTGTAACCCTGCGATGGGAGGAATTGCGAAAGGACAGATCGTACGGGAAATCGATGCGATGGGAGGATATTCAGGAATTGTAGCAGATAAATCTGCCATCCAGTTTAAAATGCTGAACCTTTCCAAAGGACCGGCCATGTGGTCGCCAAGAACGCAAAATGACAGAATGTTCTTTGCTGAAGAATGGCGGCTGGCATTGGAAAATACACCGAATCTTGATTTCTTTCAGGACATGGTAAAACAGCTGATCGTTGAAAATAATAAAGTAACAGGCGTTGTTACTTCGTTAGGAATTGAGATCAAAGGACGTTCCGTAGTTCTTACCAATGGAACTTTCCTGAATGGTCTGATCCACGTTGGTGATAAACAATTAGGCGGTGGACGAATGGGTGAACCGAGAGCTTTCGGAATTACCGAACAATTGGTTTCTCTGGGTTTTGAGGCCGGAAGAATGAAGACCGGTACTCCACCGAGAGTAGATGGAAGAAGCCTGGACTATTCTAAAATGGAAGAACAGAAAGGTGATGAAAATCCCCAGAAGTTCAGTTATCTGGATACTCCTAAATTAACCAAACAATTAAGCTGCCATATCGTCTACACTAATGAAACGGTGCACGATATTTTGCGGGAAGGTTTCGACAGGAGCCCAATGTTCAACGGGACCATTCAAAGTTTAGGACCTAGATATTGCCCGAGTATTGAAGATAAAATCAACCGTTTCGCAGAAAGAAACAGACACCAGCTTTTCGTAGAACCGGAAGGGTGGAAAACCGTTGAAATCTATGTAAACGGATTCAGCTCTTCTTTGCCGGAAGATGTCCAGATCAAAGCCATGAAACATATTCCGGGATTTGAAAATGTAAAGGTTTTCCGTCCGGGCTATGCGATTGAATATGACTACTTCCCTCCTACCCAATTAAAGCATACCTTGGAAACAAAACTGATCGACAATTTGTATTTTGCAGGTCAGATCAACGGGACTACAGGATATGAGGAAGCAGCCGGACAAGGTCTGATTGCGGGAATCAATGCCCATAACAAAGTAAAGGAAAAAGAAGAATTTATTCTGAATCGAGACGAAGCATATATCGGTGTCTTAATTGATGACCTGATTACAAAAGGTACGGAAGAACCATACCGGATGTTTACTTCCAGAGCAGAATACAGGCTTCTTCTGAGACAGGACAATGCTGATATCAGATTAACGCAGAAAGCATATGATCTGGGATTAGCAAAAGAAGACAGGCTGAAAAGAGTACACGAGAAAGTAGCTAAAAGTGAAGAACTTGAGATCTTTTTACGGGAAACTTCTTTAAAGCCGGGAATAATTAACCCAATCCTGGAAACCATTGAAAGCAGCCCCGTAGATCAAGCTTACCGTGCTGCACAGATTCTTACAAGACCAAATATGACATTGGAAAAGCTGGATGGAATCGATTTTATTAATGAGGTTTCTTCTGCTTATGATGAAGAAGTGAGGGAACAGGCTGAAGTAAATATTAAATACAGAGGCTATATTGAAAAGGAAAAAGAAAATGTAGCGAAGCTAAACCGTTTGGAAAATATTAAAATTCCGGAAGATTTTGATTATTCCAAGATCTCCAGCCTTTCTGCAGAAGCGAAACAGAAAATGTCTAAAGTAAGACCAAAGACCATCGCACAGGCTGGAAGAATTAGCGGAGCGTCGCCGGCAGATATTAATGTTTTACTGGTCTATTTAGGACGTTAA
- a CDS encoding class I SAM-dependent methyltransferase, giving the protein MKIKDHFLSQEIFEIKETDTRGVFRTSPIPSDISRYYESEDYISHHQDSGSLKEKLYKFLQSFNLQYKKTILLDRIKKGSKVLDYGCGAGEFVKYIENDFETFGFEPDADARNAAQQKISKARILDNIQTVENGTLDAITLWHVFEHIENQDEMLEIFSSKLKEKGLLIIAVPNPTSYDAKHYKEYWAAYDVPRHIFHFSKNGMENLIAKKPNWKLRKIKPLVLDSYYISMLSEKYKKSSLFWVKAVIYGTISNIKALFSNEFSSLIYIIEKK; this is encoded by the coding sequence ATGAAAATAAAAGATCATTTTCTTTCTCAGGAAATATTTGAAATCAAAGAAACGGATACAAGAGGTGTTTTCAGGACCTCCCCTATTCCATCGGATATTTCCAGATACTATGAAAGTGAAGATTATATTTCCCACCATCAGGATTCAGGAAGCTTAAAGGAAAAGCTTTATAAATTTTTACAGTCATTTAATCTACAGTACAAGAAGACCATTCTGCTGGATCGGATTAAAAAAGGATCTAAAGTATTGGATTACGGGTGCGGTGCAGGAGAATTTGTAAAATATATCGAGAATGATTTTGAAACATTCGGATTTGAACCGGATGCCGATGCCCGAAATGCAGCACAACAAAAAATTTCAAAAGCCAGGATTTTAGACAATATTCAAACGGTCGAAAATGGAACCCTTGATGCGATCACCTTATGGCATGTTTTTGAGCATATCGAAAATCAGGATGAAATGCTGGAAATCTTCAGCAGTAAATTAAAGGAAAAAGGACTGCTGATAATTGCCGTTCCCAATCCTACTTCTTACGATGCGAAACATTATAAGGAGTATTGGGCTGCTTACGATGTACCAAGGCATATTTTTCATTTTTCTAAAAACGGTATGGAAAACCTGATTGCCAAAAAGCCAAACTGGAAACTGAGAAAAATCAAACCGTTGGTTCTGGATTCCTATTACATCTCCATGCTAAGCGAAAAATATAAAAAATCATCTCTTTTTTGGGTAAAAGCGGTAATCTATGGAACGATTTCTAACATAAAAGCGCTTTTTTCCAACGAATTTTCAAGTTTGATATACATTATCGAAAAAAAATAG
- the pgk gene encoding phosphoglycerate kinase, with product MKTINDFNFNGKKALVRVDFNVPQDDQLKVTDNTRIVAVKPTVEKILKDGGSVILMAHLGRPKGEAKDEFSLKHIVDEVSSVLGKEVKFVEESVGENAQQAAADLQPGEVLLLENLRFHNEEEKGDEAFAEKLSKLADAYVNDAFGTAHRAHASTAVIAKFFPSTKFFGLLMAKELQAIDKVLKSGEKPVTAILGGSKVSTKITIIENILPAVDNLIIGGGMAFTFIKALGGKIGTSLVEEDKLPLALEILGKAKEHNVKVYLPLDTIVAESFSNDAERKEADIYAIPEGWMGMDAGPKSRDQFNDVLLNSRTILWNGPIGVFEMSNFSAGTVALGDSIAEATKQGAFSLVGGGDSVAFVKQFGYDDKVSYVSTGGGAMLESLEGLELPGVAAINQ from the coding sequence ATGAAAACAATCAATGATTTCAATTTCAACGGCAAGAAGGCTCTTGTAAGAGTTGATTTTAATGTTCCGCAGGACGACCAGCTGAAGGTTACAGACAATACAAGAATTGTAGCCGTAAAGCCTACCGTGGAAAAAATTCTGAAAGACGGCGGATCCGTAATTTTAATGGCTCACCTGGGAAGACCGAAAGGAGAAGCAAAGGATGAGTTTTCGCTTAAGCATATTGTTGATGAAGTTTCCAGTGTATTGGGAAAAGAAGTTAAGTTTGTAGAGGAATCTGTAGGAGAAAATGCTCAACAGGCAGCTGCTGACCTTCAGCCCGGAGAAGTTCTTTTGCTGGAAAACCTACGTTTTCACAATGAGGAAGAAAAAGGGGATGAAGCATTTGCCGAAAAATTATCGAAGCTGGCTGATGCTTATGTAAACGACGCATTCGGTACTGCACACCGGGCCCATGCTTCCACCGCGGTTATTGCTAAATTCTTTCCTTCAACTAAATTCTTCGGTTTATTAATGGCTAAAGAGCTTCAGGCAATCGATAAAGTACTGAAGAGCGGTGAAAAGCCTGTAACGGCTATTTTAGGAGGTTCAAAGGTTTCAACTAAAATTACCATTATAGAAAATATACTTCCGGCAGTTGATAATCTGATCATCGGAGGCGGAATGGCATTTACTTTCATCAAAGCATTGGGAGGAAAGATCGGAACTTCATTGGTGGAAGAAGATAAACTTCCTCTGGCTCTTGAAATTTTAGGAAAAGCGAAAGAGCACAATGTAAAAGTATATCTTCCTTTAGATACTATCGTCGCCGAGAGTTTCAGTAACGATGCAGAAAGAAAGGAAGCGGATATTTATGCTATTCCTGAAGGATGGATGGGGATGGATGCCGGTCCGAAATCAAGAGATCAGTTCAATGATGTATTGTTGAACTCGAGAACGATTCTTTGGAATGGTCCGATCGGTGTTTTCGAAATGTCCAACTTTTCTGCGGGAACGGTTGCTTTAGGAGACAGCATTGCCGAAGCTACCAAGCAGGGAGCTTTTTCTTTAGTAGGAGGGGGAGACAGTGTGGCTTTCGTTAAGCAGTTCGGATATGATGATAAAGTAAGTTATGTTTCTACCGGAGGCGGAGCGATGCTTGAAAGTCTGGAAGGATTGGAACTTCCTGGAGTTGCTGCAATCAACCAATAA
- the rnr gene encoding ribonuclease R, with protein MAKKRKYISQKNDHKLREIGKLILRFMNENSTKVYNYKQIADGIDYKNPRQRELVIQSLHRLQADGRIKESEKGKYIINLNIKGTLSGIIDFNQSGNAYVNVEGLEDDIFIHSKNVKDALQGDKVLIVTYTYKGKKLEGSVLEVLERTRTEFVGTLQMVPHKDFGFVVCDKKTINTDIFIPKGKFGGAQDGDKVIVKMTEWRPGDKNPEGEIIQVLGAPGEHETEIHSILAEYGLPYEFPEEVERDADKIDRSINEDEVAKRWDMRGITTFTIDPKDAKDFDDALSIRKLENGNWEVGVHIADVSHYVVPGTMLDDEAYQRATSVYLVDRVVPMLPEVLSNDVCSLRPHEDKFTFSAVFELNDKAEIKKQWFGRTVIHSDRRFTYEEAQERIEGKDGDFKEEILVLDGLAKIMRQKRIKDGAITFDRSEVRFNLDENNEPIGVYFKISKDSNHLIEEFMLLANKKVSEFVSLNKRGEISQNTFIYRIHDDPDPAKLESLRDFVSTFGYKMDLANTKKVAESLNKLLHDVKGKGEENMIETLAMRSMSKAVYSTEPIGHYGLGFDYYSHFTSPIRRYPDLIAHRLLQHYLDGGKSPNKAELEEKAKHCSSMERLAADAERDSIKYMQVKFMEKHLGETFNGVISGVAEFGFWVEIPENGAEGLIKLRDLMDDSYTYDAKTHAVYGSRHGKRYQLGDNVQIKVVKANLIAKQLDFKIVD; from the coding sequence ATGGCAAAAAAAAGAAAATATATAAGTCAGAAAAACGACCATAAATTAAGAGAGATCGGCAAGCTGATCCTTAGATTTATGAATGAGAATTCCACGAAAGTCTACAACTACAAACAGATTGCAGACGGAATCGATTATAAGAACCCTAGACAGCGCGAATTGGTAATTCAGTCTCTGCACAGGCTGCAGGCTGACGGAAGAATCAAGGAAAGCGAAAAAGGAAAGTATATCATCAACCTTAATATTAAAGGGACGTTATCGGGAATCATCGATTTCAACCAGTCCGGAAATGCTTATGTGAACGTAGAAGGATTGGAAGATGATATCTTTATCCATTCCAAAAACGTGAAAGACGCATTACAGGGTGACAAGGTTTTAATTGTCACTTATACCTATAAAGGAAAGAAGCTGGAAGGTTCGGTACTGGAAGTCCTGGAAAGAACCAGGACGGAATTTGTCGGGACCTTGCAGATGGTTCCTCATAAAGATTTCGGATTTGTGGTTTGCGATAAAAAGACCATCAATACCGATATTTTTATTCCGAAAGGTAAATTCGGAGGGGCCCAGGACGGTGATAAGGTAATCGTAAAGATGACGGAATGGCGACCGGGTGATAAAAATCCTGAAGGAGAAATCATACAGGTTTTAGGTGCTCCGGGAGAACATGAAACAGAGATCCACTCGATTCTTGCAGAATACGGATTGCCTTATGAATTCCCTGAAGAAGTGGAAAGGGATGCCGATAAGATCGACAGAAGCATCAATGAGGATGAAGTGGCCAAACGTTGGGATATGCGGGGAATTACGACCTTTACCATCGACCCGAAAGATGCAAAAGACTTTGATGACGCTTTATCCATCAGAAAACTGGAGAATGGGAACTGGGAAGTCGGCGTTCACATCGCAGACGTTTCCCATTACGTAGTTCCGGGAACCATGCTTGATGATGAAGCGTATCAGCGTGCTACCTCTGTCTATCTGGTAGATCGTGTAGTGCCGATGCTTCCGGAGGTATTGAGTAATGATGTGTGCTCACTTCGTCCACATGAAGATAAATTTACCTTTTCTGCTGTTTTTGAGCTTAATGATAAAGCGGAAATTAAAAAACAGTGGTTTGGAAGAACGGTAATCCATTCCGACCGGAGATTCACCTATGAAGAAGCTCAGGAAAGAATTGAAGGGAAAGACGGTGATTTCAAGGAAGAAATTCTTGTTCTTGACGGATTGGCGAAAATCATGCGTCAGAAAAGGATTAAAGATGGAGCGATTACGTTTGACCGAAGCGAAGTGCGTTTCAATCTTGATGAAAACAACGAACCGATTGGGGTATACTTTAAGATCAGCAAAGATTCCAATCACCTGATCGAAGAATTTATGTTGCTGGCCAATAAAAAAGTATCTGAATTCGTTTCGCTGAACAAAAGAGGCGAAATTTCCCAAAACACTTTTATTTACAGGATTCACGATGATCCGGATCCGGCAAAACTGGAATCTTTAAGAGATTTTGTTTCCACTTTCGGATATAAAATGGATCTTGCCAATACCAAAAAAGTAGCGGAATCTTTAAATAAATTACTGCATGACGTGAAAGGCAAAGGCGAAGAAAATATGATTGAAACGCTCGCCATGAGAAGTATGAGCAAAGCGGTCTATTCTACCGAACCGATTGGCCACTACGGTCTTGGTTTCGACTATTACAGCCACTTTACCTCTCCGATCCGCCGTTATCCCGATCTGATTGCCCACCGGTTGCTTCAGCATTATCTGGATGGCGGAAAGTCCCCGAATAAAGCCGAACTGGAGGAAAAAGCAAAGCACTGCAGTTCCATGGAAAGACTGGCTGCCGATGCGGAAAGGGATTCCATTAAATACATGCAGGTGAAATTCATGGAAAAACATCTGGGAGAGACGTTCAACGGGGTGATTTCCGGAGTTGCAGAATTCGGTTTCTGGGTAGAGATCCCTGAGAACGGTGCCGAAGGACTGATCAAATTACGGGATTTGATGGATGATTCCTATACCTACGATGCAAAAACCCATGCGGTGTATGGATCGAGACATGGTAAAAGGTATCAGCTCGGAGACAATGTTCAGATTAAAGTGGTGAAAGCCAATCTGATCGCCAAACAGCTGGATTTCAAGATTGTTGATTAA
- a CDS encoding patatin-like phospholipase family protein, translated as MRKLLIILFAFQLLLIQSQVRKDLVIPKNPRIGLSLAGGGAKGFSHVGVLKVLDSLGVKVDYIAGTSMGAIVGGLYASGYSGKEIEKIVMDTDFYSLITDPKAKRQETTFFNKSVDKYLLSIPLKDGKITLPSSISSGQKNVYLLKELFKNVSNIDDFSKLPIPFMCVATNLESGNMQIFEKGDLVQSIMASSAFPSLMDPVKINDSIYIDGAMTVNYPSKPLKDKGIDIVIGVDLNQDLSKREDLNSIIAILNQVIDFGIKKDTERQYKYTDINIKPNLQGMTATSYDDKKKILDSGYAEGMKYADILDELPKRPFDRIRQQMSPIYSNVYKIDSIAIEGNRIYGKNYVLGKMGLRLPSMQTYGSINKRIDKLVATNNYKFINYDIISDSRANYLKLYVTEDEARHFLKFGLHYDEIFKTGLLINYSAKRLLFRNSNLSLDVIVGDKPRYYLNYFIDNGYIPGFGIYSSGMSFSLRDTSNNEFDKWEWLRNEAYIQSIWKDKFAVGGGISHDYFEAEFNGDNKRYSRFLNPYVFLKSDTQNDRDFPTRGIYINAEGKVIDLLKSEVERRLVQIKADIRINIPLSKQFAYRLNLYGGITLGENLPEFYKYRLGGIFEQNIINFRSFSGFYFAQLSTNNVILISNDLQFKFNKNYFLSGNFSFANLSNDISFEDTVKLNYSSLGITAGYKSPFGQIKVNFSHSLKNNQKGIFSVILGHWF; from the coding sequence ATGAGAAAGCTCCTGATTATTTTATTTGCATTTCAATTGCTTCTGATCCAGTCTCAAGTAAGAAAAGACCTGGTGATTCCGAAAAACCCAAGAATCGGACTTTCGCTTGCCGGCGGAGGAGCTAAAGGATTTTCTCATGTAGGCGTTCTTAAAGTGCTGGATTCTTTAGGAGTAAAGGTAGATTATATTGCCGGAACCAGCATGGGGGCCATCGTCGGAGGTCTGTACGCTTCCGGGTATTCCGGAAAAGAGATTGAAAAGATTGTTATGGATACGGATTTCTATTCGCTCATCACAGATCCAAAAGCAAAACGACAGGAAACCACTTTCTTCAATAAATCGGTAGACAAATACCTTTTATCCATCCCGCTGAAAGACGGGAAGATCACCCTTCCCTCCTCGATTAGTTCCGGGCAGAAAAACGTATACCTGTTAAAAGAACTTTTTAAAAATGTTTCGAACATCGATGACTTTTCAAAATTGCCGATTCCTTTCATGTGTGTAGCCACCAATCTGGAAAGCGGAAATATGCAGATTTTTGAAAAGGGAGATCTGGTGCAGTCCATTATGGCGAGTTCTGCTTTTCCGTCGCTCATGGATCCGGTAAAAATCAATGACAGTATTTATATCGACGGAGCCATGACGGTAAACTACCCTTCAAAACCTTTAAAGGATAAAGGGATTGATATCGTAATCGGGGTAGACCTGAATCAGGACCTTTCTAAAAGAGAAGATCTGAACAGCATCATTGCCATCCTGAACCAGGTAATTGATTTCGGGATAAAAAAAGATACGGAACGACAGTATAAGTATACCGATATTAATATCAAGCCGAACCTCCAGGGCATGACTGCCACAAGCTACGATGACAAGAAAAAGATCCTGGACAGCGGCTACGCAGAAGGTATGAAATACGCCGATATTCTGGATGAGCTCCCGAAGCGTCCTTTCGACCGGATCAGACAGCAAATGAGCCCTATTTACTCCAATGTTTACAAGATCGACAGCATTGCCATCGAAGGAAACAGAATCTATGGCAAAAACTATGTTCTCGGAAAAATGGGATTACGCCTTCCCTCCATGCAGACCTACGGCAGCATCAATAAACGAATAGATAAGCTTGTTGCAACGAATAACTACAAATTCATCAACTACGATATTATTTCCGACAGCAGGGCCAATTATCTTAAGCTTTATGTTACGGAAGATGAAGCCAGGCATTTCCTTAAATTCGGGCTGCATTACGATGAAATTTTTAAAACCGGACTTCTTATCAATTACTCAGCAAAGCGTCTTTTATTTAGGAATTCCAATCTCTCCCTCGATGTCATCGTAGGAGACAAACCACGATATTATTTAAATTATTTTATCGATAACGGATATATTCCAGGTTTCGGAATCTATTCTTCCGGGATGAGCTTTAGCCTCAGGGACACCAGCAACAATGAATTCGATAAATGGGAATGGCTCAGAAACGAAGCGTACATCCAATCGATATGGAAAGATAAATTTGCAGTCGGCGGCGGAATCAGCCACGATTATTTCGAAGCGGAATTCAATGGCGACAACAAAAGATACAGCCGTTTCCTGAATCCTTACGTATTTCTGAAAAGCGATACTCAAAATGACAGGGACTTCCCTACCCGCGGGATTTACATTAATGCGGAAGGAAAAGTAATCGATCTGCTAAAATCTGAAGTAGAGAGAAGACTGGTTCAGATCAAGGCGGATATCAGGATAAACATTCCCTTGTCTAAACAGTTTGCTTACAGACTGAATCTTTATGGCGGAATCACCTTAGGAGAGAATCTGCCTGAATTTTATAAATACAGGCTGGGCGGAATATTCGAACAGAATATCATTAATTTCAGAAGCTTCTCCGGATTCTATTTTGCACAGCTGAGCACCAACAACGTGATTTTAATTTCAAATGATCTTCAGTTTAAATTCAATAAAAACTATTTTTTGAGCGGAAACTTTTCTTTTGCCAATCTTTCAAATGATATATCTTTTGAAGACACGGTAAAACTTAATTATAGTTCCCTGGGAATTACGGCTGGATACAAATCTCCTTTCGGACAGATCAAAGTGAACTTCAGTCACTCTCTTAAAAACAATCAAAAAGGCATATTCAGTGTTATTTTAGGACACTGGTTTTAA
- a CDS encoding LysE family translocator — translation MFELILSAIVLGFMLSLVFIGPIFFLLIETSFSRGPRHALALDLGVISADLLCILAAYYASADIVTLIDKHPGFYRITAILILVYGIVMMVTKTKMHIPGEEKFMNQNYFKTFINGFFFNLLNVGVILFWLVTVISVRNQYPDTGNFILYIGIVIGTYLFIDLAKIFLAKQFHDKLTQSLANRIRRIVGGILIIFSFFIFLQSFKKFNQFDKRLEEAEKTEIKYQRTK, via the coding sequence ATGTTCGAACTTATATTATCTGCCATCGTATTGGGATTCATGCTGAGTCTGGTTTTTATAGGGCCAATCTTTTTCCTTCTGATAGAAACCAGCTTTTCCAGAGGCCCGAGGCATGCTTTGGCATTGGATCTGGGTGTCATTTCTGCAGACCTGCTCTGCATTCTGGCAGCCTACTATGCCAGTGCGGATATTGTAACGCTGATCGATAAGCATCCCGGTTTTTACCGGATTACGGCCATCCTGATCCTCGTTTACGGGATTGTGATGATGGTCACGAAAACCAAGATGCATATTCCCGGCGAGGAAAAATTTATGAACCAGAATTACTTCAAGACTTTTATTAATGGTTTTTTCTTTAATCTCCTCAATGTCGGCGTCATTCTTTTCTGGCTGGTAACGGTGATTTCCGTAAGAAATCAGTATCCGGATACCGGCAATTTTATTTTATACATCGGCATTGTTATCGGGACATACCTTTTTATAGATCTCGCTAAAATATTTCTGGCCAAGCAGTTCCACGATAAACTGACCCAAAGCCTGGCCAATAGAATCAGGAGAATCGTGGGAGGAATCCTGATCATATTCAGCTTTTTTATCTTTTTGCAGAGTTTTAAAAAATTCAATCAGTTTGATAAAAGACTGGAAGAAGCGGAAAAAACCGAAATCAAATACCAACGCACCAAATGA